The sequence below is a genomic window from Vidua macroura isolate BioBank_ID:100142 chromosome 10, ASM2450914v1, whole genome shotgun sequence.
TCTGGCGTGTGCACAGGGCCGGTGCCCCCACACGGGGCCCGCACACCGGGAGGTGTGTGCTGCCCTGGGGGGGTCTGCACATCCACGGAGCTCTTGGGACTGAGTGGGGCTTGTGCCTGTTTGGCACCGCCACCCGCACTCAGCGTTTTGCAGGTGCAGGGTGTCCCAcgtgtgtgctgctgtgctggcacgtggcagggcaggctgcagctgtgctctctgtgctgccatGCGGACGTGACACCGGCACAACGCGTttgccagagcagcccaggtTTGTCACGGTCTCTGTGGCACGATGAAGGAGCCAGCGTGGTCTCCAGAGGGCCCAGGCATGGCAGGGGTTGGTCTCTGGGTGAAATATTCCCATTTCTCAGCTGCACCTGGAGATCCCAGTTCCCAGCCAGATCCAGGGGCAGTGCTTGCCCAGCTGATGGGGCTGCAGGTTCCCACCCCCAGGCTCGGTGGCCCGTGCCATGGGCTTGCATCACACAGAATGAGGGCTACAGCAGCACCATCCAtgtgagaaggaaaacaggaacCCGATGAAGCAGTGATGAAATGATTACACCCAGAATCTGACACACTTGGGAATAACCATGCAGCTGTTTGTATCCTGGCATGTCCATCATCCTTATAGCCTGAAAAATTGGGTGGGGTGTTTAATTCTGTGTCACAGGAACTGTGGTATTAGGATTTGGAAGTTTAAAGGGATAATGACTTAAACATGGCAGCTGTTTCTGGTCCCTCCCATCCTGGCCTCCTCTGTCTGGTAAAGATTAGTGACATACTGGcttcctgctcagctcctgtagctctcccagggcaggaaaGTGCTCTTCAGCACACCCACACCACCAGGGTCCCATCAAAATAAGTGTAGAATGTTTCCTGCAGATTTACAGTATTCTACATCCATGTCATTATTTCTTCATGTCAGTAAAGGCAGCAGAAGATGGGGGTCACTGTCAGCCCAAGCCCCAACACAAATTTGCTGTCAGGGCTCAGACGATTGGGGGTGCCCATACATCCAACCCTGGAGAGCTGGAAAGAGCTCCAGGCTCCTGGAACAAACCATTTCCCTTCAGCCGTGGTTGTCATGTTCACTGCAACCCTGCTGTGGCCTCAGAGGAGGGGCAGGCTCCACACActgagctcccccagcctgCTGGCAAAAGCTGTGCAGCTGGGAAGGTACAAAAGGCCCGAAgcaggtatttttatttcatttttaatgagttGCATGAATGCTATTCAAGCAGAGTTGTCGCGGTGCCTGCTGAACACCTGCCAGGGCAGATGCAGCGCCAGCGGGCACTCGGCACGTGCAACAGCAGCGGGCAGGAGGTCAGGCAGAGCCTGCTGTCTCCTGGTGTTCAGGGAAAAGCCTCTGGAAGGCAGAACAAGGGAGCAGCCCCATCTCTTTACGTCTGCTTACAAGTACAGTCAGAGCTGGCCCCttgggagggcaggagcagtCTCATTAGAGACAAGAGAAGGACACATATAGACATCAGGGATGGAGTGATGCTGAATCTCTGGActttttttagatttaaaaggGCAAGATCTGATTTCTAGCAAGGAGGTCTGCTGACTTAGCAGCAACACATGCCTACAGCCCTGCATTGGAAAACTTTCAAGACCCCCAGCCTCAGTTCCCAGGCTGCAGGACTGACCCACCATGTGTGGATGTTGCTGCTGCTAAGGCAGTGCACACAGTGTAGCTCAGACACTGTAGGTTCCTGGCAGGCCCAGAAACGTCAAGACAAAATTTGGAAACGAACATGGGACTGTGTGATGAACGATTTTTCCCCAGGAATACTTGCACATCACAACTCATAACCTTTCCCATCCACGTACTGGAGGACACACAGCAACAGCAGAGTTTCAGGTCTACACTTCAGGGGTTCTTTCTTTCACCCATTAGCACTGATTCAGTCAGTCATGCTGCAAAAGTGAGAGCAAGACAAAAAGAGGGGGAAGAGCGACATGGGGAATAACAGAAAGGAGTACCTCTGGGCTGGCAAACTACTGTTAGCAAAGAGGAAACTACTGTTATTAAATTTCTCAGGTACATAGAGAAATTCTAGTGGATAATAAAGCAAGCACAAAGTTTATCTCTGGTCTGGTGCTGTGTCGCTGCATGCCAGGAGTTACATCTCAGCGGGGCAGTTGGCTTGATCAGTGGGCATCATTTTCTCGGTGTCGATCTTGTAGGACTCGAGAACACTCTTCAGGTGCTCCACGGTTTCTGGGTGCATGTCAGGAGCTCTTGACAGAATCCAGGCATAGTCCATGTGGAAGAGCCAGAGGATGTTAGTGCAGGAGTAAACCAGGGAGTAATTTTCATAGTCAGTGGAGATGACCCAGTAAGGGGCAGCAGGCATGACTAGGAGAGAGGAGGGCACCGTGATTGCCGTGTGTAACCAGCTctggacagctctgcagcaccccAGCCACACTTCCTGGGACTGTTCCCACTTTGACTGCTGCTTACTTGTGGTCAGTACAGGCAGCTATTATTTATAAAAGCCTACCAGGACTCCTTGTCCTGCCCAGAGGAACTTGGGAAAGACACAAAGCCCTATGAAGGTCTTTCTGGAAAGCTATGACCTGAACAGCTCTCCTGGGCTGATGAAAGCCAGCCCAGCCTCACCAGTGTGGGGGTGCTGGCTGCCAGGAAGGAGCTGTAGTGCTGGGAGCTGACACTGGTGATGGGAGGAGCACAGACCACCACCCACTGCCATGGGGAACCCTGGCTCAGGGAGCcagctgagcccagagctgctctctgggGCTCTCACCCAGTGAAagtggctggggctgcacatGCTGCAGGTGAAATGGCTGCCAGTGATGCTGTAGCAGCACAGAATTAAGTCTTGCTGTGCTCATGGAACAGTCTTGTACTTCCTTTGCAACTATCCCTCCTCCAACCATTTCTCCAAATAACCCCTCTGCAAAAGAGAGCTATGAAACTGCAGACAGAGGAAAGTGCTGTGCAATGTGGCACAGCACCTCCGCAGGCCCCTGTTGAGTGTTAGAGTGACAAGGGAAGGAACAAGCGAACAAAACCATATTATTAATGGTTATTAAAAGCCACTTGTACGTAGAGGCAGCGTGGGCAAGTAGCTGTACCATAATGTGCAGAGAAACAGCTTATTCTTGGCTCTTGCAGCACTCTGGGGCTGCCTCCCCCACCTCCCCACCTCCTTGTCCCCATCTGTGACATGACCTGGAGGGACAGCAAGGCTGCTGATCTTTCTTGCTTTGAGATCAGCTGGTGAAGAGTTCTCCACCACTGAGGGGGCTGTTGCTGTAAATGGTATATCACTGTCACCAAACTACTGCCTGCTGGTCACAACATCTGTTTTAGCcctttgctgctgtgctgaagtCACGTGGGGAGCTCCACCCCTCGCTTTGCAGTTTCTGACCCCTGGTGCCACGGCACAAtgctcagagcagagccctgccctgggcaccggGAGCCTCCCCACCACACTTACACCAGTTAAAGCGGACGCCCAGCTTGGCCGGCTGCTTTACATCCATGTGCATGAGTTCTCCTTCAGCTTCATTGATTTTGCCATTGGCACTAAGGGGAGAATCACAAAGGCGAGAAATAAAGTCAGGAAACTGGGagatctctttttcttttttttttccacttccactAAATCATCTCTCCTGACACAACTACGTGCCAAGAGGTGGCTGAAATAGGTACTAGTAAACCCCAGCATCCCTGAGGAGGTTTTcagcaggctcagggcacagcaggTCCTGGGGCAGGTGCAGCTGGGTAGGTGGTCTCTCAGTGAAACCACCCCAGCATCCCAGGCTGCCTCTCTCTAAGTACCCTTGCCAGCTGGATGTCCTTTGGTTCCAGGGTGACAAtgacagagaggaaagagagcaAGACTGCTCTGCATTGGGTGGGAGGAAGCCAGCATGGGAGGACGGGAGGATCCCATCCATGATCTTGGATGTGCCAAGGAGCAGCTTAGCTCCTGGTAGTTGTGGAAGGTACGTGTTCACTTCTGTTTAATCACCCGTTTTTTCCAGGTCACTGTACATTCCTCTGCATGCAAATTACCTGTACCTGTGTGGTGAGCCAAGGTTTCTTTGGCTGCTCGTTCagagcactgccctgctggcagcaaGCCCTAAGACATGAGCTGCCCAGCTCATAACAGCATTTTTCCACAGATGCCTCAAGACCTGGATGCTA
It includes:
- the APOD gene encoding apolipoprotein D, with the translated sequence MLGTAVRLSVLLSLFSIGKGQMFHVGPCPDPSVQEEFDINKYLGKWYEIEKLPSTFEKGSCIQANYSLKENGKFKVINKEMLANGKINEAEGELMHMDVKQPAKLGVRFNWFMPAAPYWVISTDYENYSLVYSCTNILWLFHMDYAWILSRAPDMHPETVEHLKSVLESYKIDTEKMMPTDQANCPAEM